The Miscanthus floridulus cultivar M001 chromosome 7, ASM1932011v1, whole genome shotgun sequence genome includes a region encoding these proteins:
- the LOC136467091 gene encoding LOW QUALITY PROTEIN: DNA repair protein RAD5A-like (The sequence of the model RefSeq protein was modified relative to this genomic sequence to represent the inferred CDS: deleted 2 bases in 2 codons): MGKERDEQVAMVRAVLGEGTPEMDIIRALHMAGDDPTKAINILLDLNHNAAPPLPPTPTPSLSPSPSPSPPPGKPAKALVDSTLPSKAPTRPMPTAEKSKPAAPTTNGGGGEHWWLVGSAEMAGLSTCKGRRIASGDAVTFTFPNATAAAGKSRPGRPALASCSSEIMRFSTPSHGEVGRIPNEWARCLLPLLKENKLKVKGSCKSAPEVLTIMDTVLLSVSIYINSSMFHDQKQSAPKAARVAPDDSTFHPLPALFKLIGLAPFIKAAFTPEDLYSRKRPIETKSSIGAAATKLTSERLRLSSDGNEDDHGEETVSDSDLDDIIGISDRSALEEMAPPDSLLSDLRSYQKQALHWMLQLEKGSSSQDAATTLHPCWEAYKLEDKRELVLYLNVFSGDATTGFPSTLQLSRGGILADAMGLGKTIMTIALLLSDSSKGCITTQNAAQIPREASGLGESHDAVKKLASPFSFSKHKKPKAPLIGGSNLIICPMTLISQWKAEIEAHTKPGTVNIYVHYGQNRPKDASIIGQSDIVLTTYGVVSSEFSMDGSTENGALYSVHWFRVVLDEAHMIKSSKSLISLAAAALTADRRWCLTGTPIQNNLEDLYSLFRFLKVEPWRNWALWNKLVQKPYEEGDERGLKLLQSILKPIMLRRTKNSTDKEGRPILNLPPANIEVKYCVLSEVEKDFYEALFRRSKVKFDQFVEQGRVLHNYASILELLLRLRQCCDHPFLVMSRGDTQEFADLNKLAKRFLRGGNGAVNGDSSCIPSRAYIEEVVQELQKGEGECPICLEAFEDAVLTPCAHRLCRECLLSSWRSATAGLCPVCRKSMSKQDLITAPTDNRFQIDVEKNWVESSKISALLQELEVLRSSGAKSIVFSQWTAFLDLLQIPLSRNNFSFARLDGTLNLQQREKVIKEFSEDKGILVLLMSLKAGGVGINLTAASNAFVMDPWWNPAVEEQAVMRIHRIGQTKTVSIRRFIVKGTVEERMEAVQARKQRLISGALTDQEVRTARIEELKMLFS; encoded by the exons ATGgggaaggagcgggacgagcaGGTGGCCATGGTGCGCGCGGTGCTCGGCGAGGGCACGCCGGAGATGGACATCATCCGTGCTCTCCACATGGCCGGCGACGACCCCACCAAGGCCATTAACATCCTCCTCGACTTAAACCACAAT GCTGCGCCACCTCtcccgccgacgccgacgccgtcgctgtctccctctccctcgccctcCCCTCCGCCGGGGAAACCCGCTAAAGCTCTCGTCGACTCAACCCTACCAAGCAAAGCCCCTACCCGGCCCATGCCCACGGCAGAGAAATCTAAGCCCGCCGCACCCACAACCAACGGTGGCGGCGGGGAGCACTGGTGGCTGGTGGGGAGCGCCGAGATGGCGGGGCTGTCCACCTGCAAGGGCAGGCGAATTGCCTCAGGGGACGCGGTCACCTTCACCTTccccaacgccacagccgccgcGGGCAAGAGCCGTCCCGGCCGTCCCGCCCTAGCTTCCTGCTCCTCCGAGATCATGCGCTTCTCCACCCCGAGCCACGGGGAG GTGGGTCGCATCCCCAATGAGTGGGCAAGGTGCCTC TTACCCCTTCTCAAGGAGAACAAGTTAAAAGTCAAGGGCTCGTGCAAATCAGCTCCCGAGGTGCTTACCATTATGGACACTGTCCTCTTGTCAGTGAG TATATATATCAACAGCTCAATGTTTCACGATCAAAAGCAATCGGCGCCCAAGGCAGCTCGGGTTGCTCCAGATGACTCCACATTTCACCCCCTACCTGCACTTTTCAAATTGATAGGGCTTGCTCCTTTTATAAAG GCCGCTTTTACTCCAGAAGATCTTTATTCCAGGAAGCGACCAATTGAAACAAAG AGCAGTATAGGAGCGGCTGCCACAAAGTTGACATCCGAGAGATTGAGGTTGTCTTCTGATGGAAATGAAGACGATCATGGTGAAGAAACTGTTTCAGATTCAGATTTGGATGATATAATTGGGATCTCAGACAGATCTGCACTAGAG GAAATGGCTCCCCCTGATTCTCTGTTGAGTGATCTACGCTCTTATCAAAAGCAGGCACTTCATTGGATGCTGCAGCTTGAGAAAGGTAGTTCTTCCCAGGATGCCGCTACAACCCTTCACCCTTGTTGGGAAGCATACAAACTTGAGGACAA GAGGGAGCTAGTTTTGTACTTGAACGTGTTTTCAGGCGATGCTACAACTGGATTTCCTAGTACATTACAACTTTCTAGAGGAGGG ATTCTGGCAGATGCAATGGGACTGGGGAAGACTATTATGACGATAGCTCTTCTTCTTTCTGATTCTAGCAAAGGGTGCATCACAACTCAGAATGCTGCTCAGATCCCTAGAGAAGCTAGTGGGTTGGGTGAATCGCATGATGCTGTGAAGAAGCTTGCTAGTCCTTTCTCTTTTAGCAAACACAAGAAACCTAAGGCCCCACTTATTGGAGGAAGCAATCTAATTATCTGTCCAATGACACTAATTAGTCAGTGGAAG GCGGAGATTGAAGCTCATACTAAGCCAGGCACTGTGAATATATATGTTCACTATGGACAAAACAGGCCAAAAGACGCGAGCATCATTGGTCAGAGTGATATTGTCCTCACTACATATGGTGTCGTGTCATCAGAATTTTCAATGGAT GGTTCAACGGAAAATGGGGCTTTGTACTCTGTACATTGGTTCAGAGTTGTGCTTGACGAAGCACACATGATAAAATCTTCTAAAAGTTTGATATCCCTGGCTGCGGCTGCTTTGACTGCAGATCGGCGCTGGTGTCTCACTGGTACACCAATTCAG AACAACTTGGAGGATTTGTACAGCCTTTTCCGGTTTTTGAAAGTTGAACCATGGAGGAACTGGGCTTT GTGGAATAAACTTGTACAGAAACCATATGAAGAAGGTGATGAAAGGGGCTTAAAGCTATTGCAGTCCATTTTGAAGCCAATAATGCTGAGAAGGACTAAAAACAGCACAGACAAGGAGGGCAG GCCAATCCTTAATTTACCCCCTGCAAATATTGAAGTAAAATACTGTGTTTTATCTGAGGTCGAGAAGGATTTCTATGAAGCTCTATTTCGAAGATCTAAG GTAAAATTTGATCAATTTGTTGAGCAAGGAAGGGTTCTGCACAACTATGCTTCAATTTTGGAGTTACTTTTACGCCTAAGACAATGCTGTGATCATCCATTCCTTGTTATGAG TCGTGGGGATACACAAGAGTTTGCAGACCTAAACAAGCTTGCAAAGCGTTTTCTGCGTGGTGGTAATGGTGCTGTTAATGGTGATTCTTCTTGCATTCCCTCTAGAGCTTATATCGAAGAGGTTGTCCAAGAATTGCAAAAGGGTGAAGGGGAGTGCCCTATTTGCCTGGAAGCCTTTGAGGATGCAGTATTAACTCCCTGTGCCCACCGTTTATGCCGAGAGTGTCTCTTATCTAGTTGGCGGAGTGCAACAGCAGGCCTTTGCCCTGTCTGTAG AAAGTCAATGAGCAAGCAGGACCTTATAACTGCACCTACTGATAACCGCTTTCAAATTGACGTTGAAAAAAATTGGGTTGAATCTTCCAAGATATCTGCTCTCCTGCAGGAGTTGGAGGTTCTTCGCAGTTCAGGTGCCAAGAGTATCGTGTTTAGCCAGTGGACTGCATTTTTAGATCTGTTGCAAATTCCACTTTCTAG GAATAATTTCTCATTTGCTAGGCTGGATGGGACATTGAATCTTCAGCAAAGGGAGAAAGTTATCAAGGAGTTCTCAGAGGACAAAGGCATTTTG GTTCTGCTTATGTCTCTGAAGGCTGGCGGTGTTGGAATCAATCTTACTGCTGCTTCTAATGCATTTGTCATG GACCCTTGGTGGAATCCTGCTGTGGAAGAGCAAGCTGTCATGCGCATCCATCGAATTGGTCAAACGAAGACTGTTTCTATCAGAAGATTCATTGTGAAG GGCACCGTCGAAGAACGCATGGAGGCCGTGCAGGCTCGAAAGCAGCGATTGATTTCTGGAGCTTTGACTGACCAAGAAGTCCGCACTGCACGTATAGAAGAACTGAAGATGCTTTTCTCTTGA
- the LOC136467092 gene encoding uncharacterized protein → MPSLAPPPAADHKAWPRKQRHAEKAAGALAPREPLVQRRASFHGRGTHEHQPQQRDHLLQRQRPRTHPDLLAGVRERGFRRAGVHGGNATAAAAVPWGRRAAPSKALVTVAVQRSMWPLHVMAGAEWRVADLVAAAVELYVREGRRPLLPSADPSVFGLHYSQFSLESLDPAEKLMELGSRSFFLCPRATAAVAAPSTRPATEASKATPTSADRPNMLPPWLGFMHFWPLL, encoded by the exons ATGCCCTCTCTTGCGCCGCCGCCTGCGGCTGATCAtaaggcctggccgaggaagcAGAGACACGCAGAGAAGGCCGCGGGGGCGCTGGCACCGCGGGAGCCGCTCGTGCAGCGGAGGGCGTCGTTCCACGGGCGCGGCACGCACGAGCATCAGCCGCAGCAGCGAGACCACCTGCTGCAGAGACAGAGGCCCCGGACGCATCCGGACCTGCTGGCCGGCGTCAGGGAGCGGGGATTCCGGCGAGCGGGCGTCCACGGCGGCAACGCtactgccgccgccgctgtcccGTGGGGCAGGAGGGCGGCGCCGAGCAAGGCGCTGGTGACCGTCGCCGTGCAGCGGAGCATGTGGCCGCTGCACGTGATGGCGGGCGCCGAGTGGCGCGTCGCGGACCTGGTCGCCGCCGCGGTGGAGCTCTACGTCAGGGAAGGACGGCGCCCGCTGCTGCCGTCCGCTGACCCCTCCGTGTTCGGGCTCCATTACTCCCAATTCAGCTTGGAAA GCTTGGACCCGGCGGAGAAGCTCATGGAGCTAGGGAGCAGGAGCTTCTTCCTCTGCCCCAGGGCTACTGCGGCAGTTGCGGCTCCCTCTACGCGCCCAGCAACCGAAGCCAGCAAGGCCACGCCCACCTCTGCCGACAGGCCAAACATGCTACCACCATGGCTCGGCTTCATGCACTTCTGGCCATTGTTGTAG